The DNA window GCATGGTGGCGCCGACGAGAATCTCGCGCATCTGGGCGGAAAAGCGCAGCGCTTCCGGCAAGACAGTGAGAATGGTCGCTCCAATCACGGGGCCGGCGATATTCCATGCGCCGCCCAGTACCGGCGCGATCACGCTATCGACGCTGCGCAGGAATCCGAAATCGCCGGGCGCGACGAACATGTTGAGGTGGGCGGCCAGTCCGCCGCCAAGACCGGCGATGGCCCCCGAGGCGGTAAAGATCGCAAGCTTAAGGCGTGCAACATCGTGACCTGCAGTCGAAACCACCAGTTCATCGGCAGCGACCGCGCGCATTCGCTCGCCGATCGAGGAGTTGCGCACTGCCCACACAAGATAGATGACGAGTACGAGCAGCAGCGCGAGTTGCCAGGTCTCGGTGAGTTTCGGGATGCCGAAGACTCCGAGCGCGCCGCCGGTCACCGAATCCCAGTTCAGCGCAATGATTCGAATGACCTCGGTGAAAGCAAGTGTCGCCATGGTGAAGTAGTCGCCGCGCAGCCGCAGCACGAGCGAACCAAGGCCGAAAGCCGCGAGAGACGCAGCCGCAACGGCGGCGGTCAGCGCCGGTGCGAAGCTCCAGCCCTGCTGCATGGTGAGCCAGATCGAGAGATAAGCTCCGATCGCCATCAAACCACCCGTCGCCAGCGAAAAGAGATTGACGCCGAGCAGCAGAAAACAGCCGAACGCAAGCACGGAGTTGAGCAAGCAGAGATCGATGACGTTGTGATACGCGTAAAAGAACTCGATCACGCGCGTTTTGTCTCACGCGTCGCGAACAGGCCGGTCGGCCTCGTCAGCAGGATCAGCAGCACAAGTCCAAATCCAACCGCATCGCGGTAACCCGAGCCGATGGCGACCACGCTCGCAACTTCGACAAGCCCGAGCAGCACCCCACCGACAAGCGCGCCCAGGACATTGCCGAGGCCACCGAGGATGAGCACCGTCAAACCCTTAAGCAAAATGCTGTCGCCCATGAATGGCGACACCGACTGGAACAGCAGCGACCATAACACGCCCGCTCCGCCCGCCAGCGCGCCGGAGATAAAGAACGTTACCAGCCTGACCTTGTCGACAGGCACGCCGACAAGACGCGCAACGGTTTCGCTGAAGGCCACTGTGCGAATGGCCCGCCCTAGATTCGTAAATCGCAAAAGTGCGGCAAGTGCGATCACCATGACAAGCGCCGCGCCGACAGCAACGATTTGTAAAAGCTGCAGCCGTGCTCCCATCAGTTCGATCGCGGCCCCCGCAAGGGCGTTATCCGGGTAGCGCACGACCTCCGTGCCGAACACTTCCTGCGCGAGACCGATGAGCATACGGGCGAGTGCGAGGCTGCCGACCATGCCCATCCAGCGATGCGCCCCGCGCCGCTGCAGCGGCCGGAACACCAGCACCTCGCTCAGTACACCGAGCAGGCCCGCGGCGGCGGCCGCGGCGAGGATCGCGAGGGGCAAGGGCAGCGCCAGCGTGCGCACGACCTCCAACCCCACATAAGCGCCCCACATGAAGACCGCGCCCTGCGACAGATTGAGGACATTCATGACGCCGAAGACAAGCGTAAAGCCGATGGCGAAAACGGCGTAAACGGCCCCTAGCGACAGGCCGTTCACCAGTTGCTGCAAAAGCATGATGGATTCAGCTTGTCACGGCCGCGACGAAGACCTTGTTGCCGCCATCGCCGATCAGCACCTTCGGCTGCACCGTCGCATCGCGATCTGCCGACCATCCGAACCGCCCGAGCACTCCTTCGAAATCGCTGATCGATGCGAGCTTGTCGCGCACGAGCTTGCCGTTCGTCACATCGTCGGCGCGCCGGATGGCTTCGGCGAGAAGATAGGCCGCATCGTAACCTTGGGCCGCATAAATATCCGGTGTTGAGCCGTAACGCGCCCGATAGGATGTAACGAAAGCTTTGCTACGAGGACTGTCGTAATCCGCATACCACGCCGCGCCGACGATGATTCCGTTCGCCGCCGGGCCCGCCAGTTCGAACAGCTTGGCCGATATGTTGGCATTGCAGCCAATGAACACGATCTTGCTGTCGAAGCCAAGGTGGCGCGCTTGCCGTAAAATGGCTGCAGCCTCCTCGGCGAGTGTACCAAGGATGATGGCGTCGGGTTTTTGCTCGCGTATCTTGGTGAGCTGTGCGGAAAAATCGACGTCGCCGTGCTGATAGCTCTCGACATCGACTTGCTCAAGACCAAGATCCGCCACGGCTTTCTTCTGCACGTCATGCGCCCCGCGCGTGAGCGCATCGTCGAGTCCGTAGATCAAAGCGACTTTCTTGATTCCGTGCTTTTGCACGGCATAGCGCAACACGGTTGGGAACACCTGATCTTCTGGAATGCTGGTGCGAAAGATGTAGTCGCCGATCCTGGTGAGATTCGGCGCTGTGTTCGAGCTTGCGATGACCGGTATGTTTGCCTGTTGCGCGATCGGATCGGCAGCAAAAGCGGAATTAGACAAAGTCGGCCCCAGGATCGCAACGACTTTGTCCTGGCGAATGAGACGCTGAAAAATATTGACGGTCTGACCGCGATCGGCGCCATCGTCCGCATGGATTGCTTCCAGCTTTATGCCATTTAAAGCGTTCGCAGAATTGATCTCGGCAAAGGCCAACTCGATTGCCTGTTTCTGCTGGGTACCGTAGAGGGCGGCCGATCCTCCGGTCGTCGACTGAACGAGACCGATCCTCGCGACGCGCTCGTCTCGCGCGAATACCGCTGAGCCGGACAACGCCGCAGCACCACCGAGAGCCAAAACCGTGCGGCGGGAAAGGGTAATGGAAACCATGTCTGATCCTCTACACAAGACGTAACGTTGGCCGGAGAGCCTTTGTGTAGGAGCCGCGAAAACCAAGTCAAGCAATCGAAATAAAACAAGATGAACTTCCAAACATCTCGCCCAAATGAGAACGTTCGATCTGACCGACAGGAATTTCGTGCAAGTTTTCTGCGCCGCAAAAATCCCTGTTGCGGGCCAACGTCATCAAGTCAAATAACCACGCGTCTCCTGGGGCGATCGACGGCACATCGACAACGAACCGAGATGTCAGTGAGAGCGAAATGAAAAAACTGCCAACCAAGAAGATCGCACGAATCCTTGGACGCCCGCTTGTTTCGATCACCGCGGTGGCCGCTCAAATCGACCTGCCAATCGAATAGGATCGGTATCGCCTGGTGCTTGTTCGCAATGCGGGGATGCCGGATCAGCGTATTCGCATTGAGCCATAGACTTGAACAAAAGTATTAATCAGCGGCGTTGCGCACTGGCAAACGGTCAAAACCTTCCACCCTCGCGCATTGCACGAGAAACTTAAGCTCTCGTCCCTGCATTTTACGCAATTGCCAGACGCCAGCCGTTGCCCGCAAATGAAGCGTAAACGGCTGCATCAGCGATCTCGCAGCCGCTCGACCATACCATTCGAGGCTGCTTCATGATCTTCAGATTACTGGCGACACTTGCTCTTGTATCGGCGATGAATGTCGGGAGCGAAGCACGTGCGGAAGGGCGATTGAGAATCGTCGAGCAATTCGGGACGGTCTACTTGCCGCTCCATGCACTTCGCGACCAGAAGCTGATCGAGAAACACGGCAAGGCAGAAGGGCTCGATATCAAGGTCGAGTGGACCAAGCTCAGCGGCGGTGCGGCGATCAACGACGCGCTACTGTCTGGCGCCGTCGATGTCGGCGCCGCGGGCGCCGGCCCTGTGATCGTGCTCTGGGACCGGACCAAGGGGTCCGCCGATGTCAAGGTGATCGCCGCGCTCGGCGAACAGCCTAACTACCTGATCACGAACAATCCGAACATCAAGACGCTGAAGGATTTCACCAAGGCCGACAAGATCGCCGTGCCGGCTGTGGTCGTCTCGCAGCAATCGCGCCTGCTGGAGATCGCGGCCGAAAAGGAATTCGGTGAAGGAAAATACAATGTTCTCGACGACCTCACGGTCAATTTGCCTCATCCTGACGCGACGGCGGCGCTGCTGTCGGGCTCATCGGCGATTACCGCGCACTTCTCGAATCCACCCTATCAGGAGCAGGCGCTTCAAAACCCAAAGGTCCACAAGGTCCTGAGTTCCTACGACATCATGGGCGGCCGCATCACGCCGACCCTGCTGTACGCGACCTCGAAATTCCGCAACGAGAATCCGAAAACGTTCAAGGCGCTGTATGACGCGCTAAACGAAGCCTCGCAATGGATCGAAACGCATAAGGCCGAGGCGGCGGAGACCTATATCCGCGTCGAGCAGTCCAAGCTCGATCCGGCATTCGTGAAATCGGTCATCGACAACAAGGATGTCGACTTCACCACCACGCCGCAGGGAACGTTCAAATACGCAACCTTCCTCGCAAAAATCGGTGCAATTCGGAACAAGCCGGCGAGTTGGAAGGATTATTGCTTCGGAGAGCTTCACGACAAGCCGGGAAGCTAGTGATGACGGCAGTCCCTTCGACTGAGGCAACCTCTGCCGTGCTTGAAGTTGCACGGCTGACGCTCGACTATGACATCGAACACGGCGCCGTCCGCGCGGTCGAAAACGTCAGCTTTACAGTCGGAAAGAGTGAACGGCTGGTGCTGCTCGGACCTTCGGGCTGCGGCAAGTCATCGATCCTGAAGGCGATCGCCGGCTTTATCAAGCCGACGCAAGGACATGTCCTGATCGACCGCCGGCCGGTGAAGAAACCGGGCCCGGACCGGCTGGTCGTCTTTCAGGAATTCGACCAGCTTCTGCCGTGGAAGACCGTGCGTGAGAACGTCGCCTTTCCCTTGAAGGTCGCGCGCGGCAAATCGTCGGCGGAAGCGCGGGATATCGCCGATGACGCGCTGGCGAAAGTGGGACTGGCGCGCGCGCTGAACGCCTATCCTCATACCCTCTCCGGCGGGATGAAGCAGCGCGCCGCCATTGCGCGGGCGCTCGCCGCGGCACCTGAAGTTCTGTTGATGGATGAACCGTTCGCAGCACTCGATGCGCTGACGCGCGTCAATCTCCAGAACGATCTGCTGCAACTGGCCGACGAACTGAAATTCACCCTTGTTTTCGTGACGCATTCGATCGAAGAGGCGGTCCTTGTCGGCACCAAGCTGCATCTCCTCAGTACCCATCCGGGACGAACAATCGCAACATTTGAAACCGGCGCGTTCGGACGCGACAGTTTGGGCACGCCGGAATTCCGGGATATCGTCAAAGACATCAATGACGCATTGTTTGTTCGCGCCGCCGGAATTGCGGCATGACCGATGAAGCCACCGATATGGCTGCGACGGGTCAGGCCGAGCGGTCGGCAGATCGCTCGCACCGCTTCGGCGCATTGATCCGTTCCGCCGCCCTTCGGCGCGCCGTCGTCCTGCTCGGGTTGGCGATAGTGTGGCAGATCGCTGCGACCGTGACCGCAAGCCCACTCATGCTGCCGAGTTTCACGCAAACGTTTACGGCGCTGTGGGACGCTCTCCTTCACGACAATCTTGCGCAAGCCATCCTCGCCTCCCTCGGCGTCCTGGTCAAAGGCTATGTCATCGCCATTGCCCTGGCAGTCGTCCTGGTTTCGCTGGCCACCGCGAACATATTTTTTCGCGAGGTCCTGCTGATGCTGACGGCGATGTTCAATCCGCTGCCCGCCATTGCGTTGCTGCCCCTCGCGATGCTCTGGTTCGGGCTCGGCGAAACCAGCCTGATCTTCGTGCTGGTGCACTCCGTTCTGTGGCCGTTCGCGCTGGCAACGTTCATGGGCTTCCAGACCGTACCGGACACACATCGTCTGGTCGGGCGTAACTACGGTCTGCGCGGCGCGCGATATATCGCCTATATCCTGATCCCGTCCGCGCTGCCTTCGATCATTTCGGGACTCAAGATCGGCTGGGCCTTCGCATGGCGGACGCTGATTGCCGCTGAACTGGTGTTCGGCGTCAGCTCGAGCCAAGGCGGGCTTGGATGGTTCATCTTTCGCAACCGGAACGAGCTGTTCACCGACAAGGTTTTCGCCGGGCTCGTCAGCGTCATCCTGATCGGTCTCGTGGTCGAGTTTGGCTTGTTCCGCACGCTTGAAACCATCACTGTGCGACGCTGGGGCATGCAGCGCTAAAGCCACATACCGCGCTGCGTCGATCACCGGCGCAGTCGGGCACACCCTCACCAGGTCGCGATATAGATTACGCGGCCTCGAATGCTGGCACCGGCAACGCGGTCACCGACTTGATCTTTTCCATGGCGAATCGCGATGTCACATTCTTGAGCGCGATCGCACCGATGAGCTTCTTGTAGAAGATATCATAGCTCTGCATGTCGGTGACGACGACCCGCAGCATGTAGTCGACGTCACCAGCCATACGGTAGAACTCCATGACTTCCGGCATGGCGCTAACCGTTTCGGCAAACTTCTTCAGCCAGGCATTGGAATGGTCATAGCTTTCCACGGAGACGAACACCGACAGCCCAAGACCGATCTTGTTCTGATCGACCAGCGCGACCTTCCCCGTGATGATTCCCTCCCCTTCCATTCTCTGGATGCGCTTCCAGCAGGGGGTCGATGACAGGCCAACACGTTCGCCAATTTCTGCCACGGACAGCGATGCATCTTCCTGCAGCACTCTCAGAATCTTGCGGTCGATAGTATCGATGCGGCGTGCGGTTTCCTGAAGCGGGATGGCGGCCTCGGTCATTGCTAGAATTTCTTTCCAATAATACGGGTATTCAGAATAGTAATTGGAAATACATCCTACACAAGGCCAGTTTTAGTGTGAAAATGATGCAAGCCGGAGAAATATCTACTGCGCATGCCGTCTCCCTTGGAATTTCTTCTGGAAAGAAAGCCGCCCTAAAGACCGGCGCCTTTTCCGATGGCGTCGGAAAACGAGCGATCGACGATATCGCCTGCGTTAAGCCTCTGCTTGATCAAGCCCGACCGGAAATACAGGTCGATTGTCTTCTGTTCATCGGCGACGACGCCATCATCTATTAGAGCAATCCGGATTTTCGCACGACTGAGCCAGTTGAGCGGCACGGCGGGCGGAATGTTCATCAGCCTGCCCCACGTTTCGGCGTAGGCGTTGACATTGGTCAACGACCAGGCGCGAGCGGCCGTGAGCCGGCGAAGAAAATCCCCGAGCTCTGGGCGCTTGTCCCTGATGGCATCGGGCGAGGCGACCTGAAAGCCTATTCCGGGCGTGATGCCTTCGGCCGTGATCACACGCCGCGACTGGAACAATACCTCTTCCTGACTGACATACGGCTCCCAAGTCGACCAAGCATCGACCGATCCCTGGCTGTACGCCACCTTTGCGTCCGACGGTGCAAGAAACACAATTTGGACGTCCGTCAGTGACCATCCCCTGGATTCGAGCGCCGCAAGGATAAGCTGATGCCCGATCGAGCCGCGACCGGTTGCGATCTTCTTTCCTCTCAATCCTTCGAAGTCGCGGATCGGCGAATCTTTCGGAACCAGCACGGCGAGGCCGTCGCGGCTCTGCCGGATCGCAGCGATGGCTTTCACCGGAACATTTGCCGCCGCGGCGAAAGTGAAGGGCGCGTCGCCAACCAGACCGGTTTCGATTGCTCCCGCGCCGAGCGCTTCCAGCAATGGCGCCGCGGCCGGAAATTCCTTCCATTCGATCTTGTAGGGTACATCCCGAAGGACGCCAGCCGCTTCCATCACGGCCTGCGAGTTCCCCTTTTGATCGCCGACCCGCAATGTCGTCTGGGCACCGGCCGACGCGACGGCACTCAGCAACAGTCCCGCAACAAGAATACCGCGCATCATTCTGCCGCCACTCCCCTGGCGACACCGCGCCCGGCAATCAGCTGACGGGTCAGCGGGATCAGTTCGCGGCCATATTCGATGGCGTCGATCAAGGGATCGAAGCCGCGGATGAGGAAATGGCTGACTCCGAGATCGTAATAGTCGCCGAAGACTTCGGCGACCTGCGCGGGGGTTCCGACCAGCGCCGTGGTGTTGCTATTGGCGCCCGTGAGCTTCGCGATCTCCGTCCAGAGACGCTTATCGATGCGGGTGCCCTGCTCGGCCAGCGCCAGCAGGCGGCGCGCGCCGGCCGTCGCATGACCATCAGCCGGTTTGCGATATCCGGTTTTGTCCTGAAGCGCCGTTGCGCGCGCCAGAATTTCTTCGGCCTTGGCCCAGGCTTTCTCCTCGGTGTCGGCGAGAATGGGCCGCACCGACAGGCTAAAGCGCGGCGTGGGCCGGCCGTGTTTCGCGGCAGCCGCGCGTACCCGCGAGGTTACATCGCGCACCTGAGCGCAGGATTCTCCCCACAGCGCAAATGTGTCAGCATGCTTGCCCGCGACCTCGATCGCGGCGTCGGAAGCGCCGCCGACAAAGATTGGGATGCCTTCGCTGCGGTATGGCTTGATCTGCGAAAACCCGTTTTGAACCTTGTAATATTTGCCGTCATAGGAAAATGGCTTCTGGCTGGTCCATTCAGCACGAACGACATCCAGAAATTCGTCGGTGCGGGCGTAACGCTCGTCCTTGTCGTCGATGACGTTACCGTCTTGCTTCAGCTCGGTGGCGTTGCCGCCGGTGATGACGTGCAGCGCGACCCGGCCACCGGAAAGCTGGTCGACGGTTGCGAGCTGGCGCGCGATCAAGGTCGGCGCGGTAAAGCCTGGCCGCTGCGCGATCAGGACGTTGAGCCGGTCGGTGATGCCGAGCACGTGCTGGCCGATCTGTAAGCCGTCCGGTATGGTGGAATGAAACGCCAGCAAAGCGCGGTCGAAGCCGGCATTTTCGTGGGCTTTCGCGACAGTCTCGATGTGGTGACGGTCGAGGATCGGACCGTTGCGCACGATGGTTTCCGATGAGTTATTGTTGGTAATGTATCCGATGAATTCCACCGACATTGCAAAACTCCCTTTTTGTGTCGATCAACGCTCAGAGGCCCAGCGCCAAACGCCCCGCGCTCACCCTTGTTGCATCGTCCTGCGGCGTATGAACCCGGCCACACAGCACATCGCGATAATGCCGCTCCAGCGGATTGGCACGTGTCAGGCCGTGATTGCTGGTGAGCGACAGGGCGTCTTCGACGACTGCGACCGCGTTGTTCGTAACCGTCGACTTGATGATGTTGGATTCGACGGCGCTCAATAGAACGCCGTCATCGAAGTCCCCGGAAAAACTGTCGATCAGGCGTGAATTGACCGCCAGACGCGCCTCGATACCACCAAGAATCTCCTGCGCGCGCGGCAGCGTGGCCAGCGGCGCACCGAGATTGGCCGGCACGCGGGTTTTCAGGAAGCCGATCAGCCAGTCACGCGCGGCTTGCGCGATGCCATCGTAAATCGCGGCAACGAAAATCGCGTGAACCGTCGCCTGGGTAAAATCCGGTACCCGCCAATCGTCCGGTTTACGGACGTCGATTTCGTGATCGAGCGAAAACACGACGTCCTCGAACACGATGTCATGGCTGCCGCTGGCGCGCAGCCCCAAATGATCCCAGGTCTCGACGATGCGCGTCCCCGGCAGTCCCGCGCGAACCAGAAACAAGCCGACACGCACATCAGGTTCGTCGGTCTTCGCCCACACCGCATACCACTTCAGGATCGGCGCACCGGTCGAATAGATCTTGCGGCCAGTAAGCCGCCATCCCGCCTCGGTCTTGCGTGCGATCGTCGCCGGCAACCCGCCGCGCGAGGGCGAGCCCAGGTCCGGCTCGACACGAAGAGCATTGATCAAGGCCACGCCTTCGACGGTTTCCCGCGCCAGCTTGCGCGAGAGCCGGCCGGGCCATCGCGTACTTCTCGCCATCACCAGGTGCTGAATGTAATGCATCGACAGCACCAAAGCGGTCGATGGATCCGCTCTTCCGAATATGGTGAGAATCCGCACCGTATCGCGCGCCCCGGCGCCGGACCCTCCTAACGCGGCCGGCACGGTCAACGCCAGTAGTCCCGCTTCGGACAAGCGGTTGAAATTCTCGAACGGAAAGCTGGCGTCGCGATCATGTTGGCCAGCTCGCTCGGCAAATTCCGACGCAAGCCAATTTGCCTTGTCGAAAATCCCAGGAAAAATTCCAAGGCTTGCATCCATCGGAGGCTCCTTGCGTACCGGATTGTCCCGCACGCTCACCAGGTTGAATCGAGGCCGAGCAGGCCCAGAATGTGCCGCCGCAGTTCCGCCAAGCCGGGATCGCCGCGGTGCCGCGGATAGGGATAATCGACGCGGATGTCGGCCTTGATGCGCGCGGGCCGTTCGCTGAAGACGATCACGCGGTTGGCCAGGAACACGGCTTCTTCCACATCGTGGGTCACCAACAGCGTGGTGAATCCGCTGCGCTGCCAGAGCGAGGCGATTTCCGCCTGCATCGTGATGCGCGTCAGCGAATCGAGCTTGCCGAGCGGTTCATCAAGGACAAGTATCCTGGGGTCGTTGACGAGCGCCCGCGCCAGCGCGACGCGCTGCGCCATGCCGCCCGAAAGCTGATGCGGATAGGCGTTGCGGAACCCCGAAAGCCCGACCAGGTCGATCGCCGCATCGACGCGATGACGCTGGCTTTTCAGAATGCCCTGGGCTTCGAGCCCGAGCCCAACGTTGTGCCAGACCGTGCGCCATGGAAACAGCGTCGGATCCTGAAACACCACCACCCGCGAGGGAAATGGCCCGGTGATGAGATCGCCGTCCTCGCGCAACGTGCCCGACCGCGGCGGCTCAAGGCCTGCAACCAGACGCAGCAAGGTTGATTTTCCGCATCCGGACGGACCGAGCAGCGCGACGAATTCGCCCGGCTCCAGCCCGAAGCTGACATTGTCCAATACCGGCAGCACGGCTCCGTCGATGTCGAAGGCATGACTGACGCCTTCGACATCGAGCGAAGCGCCGACGGCGGCCGGCCCGCTCGCTTTGGCGACCGCAAGCGCTACCATTTCACGACGCCCTTTTGCCAGACCAGCAGCCGGTCGCGCGTCCTGAACAGAAGCGTGATCGCGCCCGAGCACAATAGCGACATCACGATCAGCGCCGCATACATGTTCGCATACGCTGCCCAGCCCTGGGCCCATTGCAGATACCAACCGAGACCGGCCTTGACGCCGATCATTTCGGCGACGACGAGAACGGCGAAGGATGAGCCGAGGCCCATGAACAGGCCGACGAAGACATGCGGCAGCGCTGCGGGAATTGCGACCTTCAGCACCAGGAACGACGGCTTGGCTCCAAGGGTTCGCGCAACATCGTAATAGGCGCTGCTGACACTTGCTACGCCGGACCAGGTCAACACCGTGACCGGAAATCCGGTGGCCAATGCGATCAGGAAAGTGCTCGCGCTCCAGCTCGACGGAAACGTAAAGAACGCGAACGGAAGCCATGCCGTCGCCGGCAACGGTCCGATGAACCGCAGGATCGGATGCACCCAGTAGCCTACAGCGCGAGACCAACCAATCGATACGCCGGTGAGAAAGCCGATCGCGGCGCCAATCGCATAACCGCCGAGCTGAAGCTTGACCGATGCAAAGGTGCTGGCGAGAAGCTTGGGAAGGTCATCGGTATAGACCTCGATAATGGCTTGCGGCGGCGGAAAAAACGGCAGCGGCAGCCACGCAAACTTGGCGGTTGCAAGCTCCCATACGGTCAAGAACACCCCGAGCGCCAGCAGCCATGGCGCTCGCTGTTGCAGGCCCGCCCCGAAACGTCCCAGCCTGCTCCCGCTCAAGGTCCCGAGCAGAATGCCGCCGGCGATAACGAATGCTGCGACGGCCAGTTCATGGGTCCGCGCCCAGTCGCCGAGATCCTCCCACAACAGGCATGAGAGACCGAAGCCGGCCCACGCCAGGCTCGCGAACGCCGCAGCTCCATTTGCCAGCCAGGACGAAGGAAGCGACAGCGGCCGCGCCACAATGGCGGCCCCCTCTTCCGCGGATTGCGCCAGCGCGGCGGCTCTAGACACCTCTGAATACATCGACATAAATCCGCTCCGCAAACTTTGCCGTATCAGTGCTGGGTTTGAAAACAGACACGAGTTTCAGATCATCCGCATAAGCCTTCAGCTCCTGCTTGAGCACGCCCCCGACGGGATGATGGTGGTGGGTGTGATATCTGACCATCGCCTGCAGATCGTCGAGACTTGCGGCCTTCGGCGCGTAGGGCTGGAACGACGCGGCGGCCTTGTCCGGATTCTGTGCCGTGAACATCGCGGCATCGAGCAGCGCCTGGGTGATCGCGCGCGCGACCAGCGGTTCCTCGCGCACCAGACTGCCGCGCAATCCAACGATGCAGCACGTCTTGTCCTTGTACTCGCCGTCCAGATTGGATGCGACTTCCTTGTAAGTGCTGTCCTTCAACCAGAGGTAAGCGATCGGATCGGACGCCAGGAACACCTGCACTTCGCCCTTCTCGATGGCGAGCTGCAGGAGGTTGCCGGGATAGGCGCGCCAGTCGACGTCCTTGTTCGGATCGATGCCCTGCTTGGCGAGCTGAATCGAAAAGAAGTTCTTGTCGGGACCGGCGAGATCACCGACCGCGACGACCTTTCCCTTGAGGTCGGCCAGCTTGTCGACGCCCGAATTCACCCGCGACAAAACACGCATGCAGCCGCCATGCGTTCCTGCCGCGATCTTGACATCAAAGCCCTGCTCAAGCGGCTTCAGCCAGCGCAATGCCATTCCAAGGCCTGCATCGGTCTTGCCGGTCGCGATCGCCTCAAGCAGCTGATCGGTGGACCCGCTGTAA is part of the Bradyrhizobium canariense genome and encodes:
- a CDS encoding acyl-CoA dehydrogenase family protein: MDASLGIFPGIFDKANWLASEFAERAGQHDRDASFPFENFNRLSEAGLLALTVPAALGGSGAGARDTVRILTIFGRADPSTALVLSMHYIQHLVMARSTRWPGRLSRKLARETVEGVALINALRVEPDLGSPSRGGLPATIARKTEAGWRLTGRKIYSTGAPILKWYAVWAKTDEPDVRVGLFLVRAGLPGTRIVETWDHLGLRASGSHDIVFEDVVFSLDHEIDVRKPDDWRVPDFTQATVHAIFVAAIYDGIAQAARDWLIGFLKTRVPANLGAPLATLPRAQEILGGIEARLAVNSRLIDSFSGDFDDGVLLSAVESNIIKSTVTNNAVAVVEDALSLTSNHGLTRANPLERHYRDVLCGRVHTPQDDATRVSAGRLALGL
- a CDS encoding ABC transporter ATP-binding protein, producing MVALAVAKASGPAAVGASLDVEGVSHAFDIDGAVLPVLDNVSFGLEPGEFVALLGPSGCGKSTLLRLVAGLEPPRSGTLREDGDLITGPFPSRVVVFQDPTLFPWRTVWHNVGLGLEAQGILKSQRHRVDAAIDLVGLSGFRNAYPHQLSGGMAQRVALARALVNDPRILVLDEPLGKLDSLTRITMQAEIASLWQRSGFTTLLVTHDVEEAVFLANRVIVFSERPARIKADIRVDYPYPRHRGDPGLAELRRHILGLLGLDSTW
- a CDS encoding ABC transporter permease, with the translated sequence MSMYSEVSRAAALAQSAEEGAAIVARPLSLPSSWLANGAAAFASLAWAGFGLSCLLWEDLGDWARTHELAVAAFVIAGGILLGTLSGSRLGRFGAGLQQRAPWLLALGVFLTVWELATAKFAWLPLPFFPPPQAIIEVYTDDLPKLLASTFASVKLQLGGYAIGAAIGFLTGVSIGWSRAVGYWVHPILRFIGPLPATAWLPFAFFTFPSSWSASTFLIALATGFPVTVLTWSGVASVSSAYYDVARTLGAKPSFLVLKVAIPAALPHVFVGLFMGLGSSFAVLVVAEMIGVKAGLGWYLQWAQGWAAYANMYAALIVMSLLCSGAITLLFRTRDRLLVWQKGVVKW
- a CDS encoding ABC transporter substrate-binding protein, producing the protein MSHDIRRNKVLLDRRALLRAGAAAAAAAAAAVAAPISVFGAQAFPLGAATPAIDFSEFPICKTSSDAPALTGAPRKLKLSWNAGAVCLAPLPVAIDHGFFQKQNLDVELVNYSGSTDQLLEAIATGKTDAGLGMALRWLKPLEQGFDVKIAAGTHGGCMRVLSRVNSGVDKLADLKGKVVAVGDLAGPDKNFFSIQLAKQGIDPNKDVDWRAYPGNLLQLAIEKGEVQVFLASDPIAYLWLKDSTYKEVASNLDGEYKDKTCCIVGLRGSLVREEPLVARAITQALLDAAMFTAQNPDKAAASFQPYAPKAASLDDLQAMVRYHTHHHHPVGGVLKQELKAYADDLKLVSVFKPSTDTAKFAERIYVDVFRGV